From a single Gracilimonas sp. genomic region:
- a CDS encoding SRPBCC family protein has product MKITIKATVDADIRKVWDFWTLPEHIMNWNFASDDWHCPSAENDLRPGGTYNARMESKDGTIGFDFEGVYDEVIDQKKISYTLGDGRKVVTDFDQEEGKTKITTVFEAETELPVDMQKEGWQSILNNFKKYTEAG; this is encoded by the coding sequence ATGAAAATCACTATAAAAGCTACGGTTGATGCGGATATCCGCAAGGTGTGGGACTTCTGGACGTTACCGGAACACATCATGAACTGGAACTTCGCTTCTGATGACTGGCACTGTCCAAGCGCTGAGAACGATTTGCGCCCCGGCGGTACGTATAACGCCAGGATGGAATCTAAAGATGGTACCATTGGCTTTGACTTTGAAGGAGTTTATGATGAAGTGATCGACCAAAAGAAAATCAGCTATACGCTTGGAGATGGCCGAAAAGTAGTCACCGACTTTGACCAGGAAGAAGGCAAAACGAAAATAACGACGGTTTTTGAGGCTGAAACCGAACTTCCTGTTGATATGCAAAAGGAGGGCTGGCAATCTATTCTGAATAACTTTAAAAAATATACCGAGGCCGGATAG